In Aminiphilus circumscriptus DSM 16581, the sequence AGGAAGGCCCGAGAAACGCCGTGGCCACGGGGCTCGTGCTCTCCGCGACGGGGGCATAGAATCATGGCATCCTGGTGCGGACACATCGGCGAAAGCCCTAGTGAACGCCCCGCGGTGGTGCTTCTCTTCTCCCCTTCGCTCGACCCCGACATTGCCATCATGGTCGGAGCGGGCAGCGAAGAGGAGGGCGTTCCTCTCGTGTGGGATACCATGAAAGGAACAGCGGAGGTTATTTCCAGACAAGCCGCTCTCCGCTCCCGCCTCGAAGTCGGGGTGGGCATCACCTCCGACGCATGCGCGATCACGCTGGTGAAACACACACAAGGACCGTACATCCTCCGGCAGGGTCCGGGCTCCTTCGGCGCTTCGGAGAAAAAGGCCTTGAAAAAAACACTCCGCTGGCTGGGAGGCGCGGCGGCTTGCCTCGCGAAAGGGCAGCCTCTTCCGGACGAACGAAAGGAAGAGAGCCTTCCACATTCCGCGGAGACAGAGACCCGAAAAACGACAGCGACAATCGAACGGGAAAAACCGCCCCAGGGCAATCCTTTTCCACAGGACCTCCTCCGCCGGAATGCTGCCGGCGACGACGCCGGACAACGGGAAACATCCGCTCCCTCCGAGGACGAGATGGTCCGGCGCTTGGTCGCACTGGTGCTCGAGACCCTGAACAAGGCACCCTAGAGGTCTTCGTCCGCAGGAGGCAGGAGAGGAGGAGTGAGCAGGCATGAGTGAACTGCACATACGAACAGCCCTCGGCTTCATTGAGGTCGTCGGTCTCGCTGCCGCGGTGGCGGCTGCCGACGCGGCTCTCAAGGCGGCGAACGTAAGTCTTGTGGGGCGCGAGATCTCCAAAGGATACGGCTATGTGACGGTGAAGATCGCCGGCGACGTGGGCGCCGTGAAAGCCGCTCTCGCCGCGGCGAAGGCCGTGTCGGAAAAGGTGAGCAAGGTCTGGTCCGTGGACGTGATCCCTCGTCCCGCCTCCGCCATCGGTCCCGTGCTCACCTTCAACAGGGAAACCCAGGGCGCCTCCGAGTGGGTTGCGGCACACGGCCCCCGGGAGACGTTCTCCACCGCGCCGGAGAAAGAAGAAAAAAAAAGCCCTTTCGTTCCCCCGTCTCCGTCCGAAGAACGGCCCTCCGTCGCAGAGACCGAAGAGGCCGTTCCGGCTCCACAGGGAGACGGGAAAGGACTTCCGGAACGGACGTCGATCGTGGAGCCGGAACAGCAACCTTCCGCCCCTTCGGAGACGCCGGAGGAAGGCGCGGGTGGGGACGGACAGGACGACGCGCGCGAGGAACCGGACTCTTCCGCTCTCCCACATGGGGAAGACACGGTTGAGATTTCCGAGGCACCGGTAAAATCCCCCCAGCCCGAGAGCACGCGGGAGACGGCGCGGCGGAGCAAGAAACGAGAGAGCAAACGCAACCGATAGAAATTGCCCTCTTCAGGGCACTCCTTTCTCGTGAACAATGCGCAGCAAGAAAGACAGGGACATCCATCGGCCTCTTCGAAGTGCGTCGGAAGAGGCGACAACGCGGTAAACACCTAAGGAGGCGCGAAAATGACCCAGGAAGCGCTCGGAATGATCGAAACACGCGGACTGGTGGGCTCCGTGGAGGCAGCGGACGCCATGGTCAAGGCGGCCAACGTGACCCTCGTGGGACAGCGGCTCACCGGTGGCGGACTGGTCACCGTCATGGTCCGCGGTGATGTGGGCGCCGTGAAGGCCGCCGTGGACGCCGGGACCGCCGCGGCATCCCGCGTCGGCGAAGTGGTCTCCACCCACGTGATCGCCCGTCCCCACGGGGAGATCGAGGGAATTCTCCCCTCCCCCGAGGGAACGCAGACCGAACAGATCGAAATCTGCAAGGATTAGGACGCCATCATGGAGCTGGAACGATCCCTCGTCGAACGCGTGACCCGGAAGGTCATCGAAGCCCTTGACGGGAATCCGGCAACGTCCCTTGAGACGGCGTCCTCCTGTCCGGGGTATGTCGTGGCGGGCGTGAGCAATCGTCATGTCCACCTCTCGCCGGAGCACGTGGAGATTCTTTTCGGAAAGGGATACCGGCTCACCGTTCTGCGGGACCTCCGCCAACCAGGACAGTACGCCTGCAAGGAGACGCTCCACGTGGTCACCTGGGGAGGCGTTCTCGAAAACGTACGCATTCTCGGCCCCGAGAGGAAGAGCAGTCAATTCGAACTCTCCCTCTCGGATGCCAGAAAACTCCGCATCGACCCGCCTCTCGCCAAAAGCGGGAGCAAGGCCGCGTGTCCTTCGGTTCTGCTCGTCGGCCCCAGGGGAAGCGTGGTACTCGACTCGGGCATCGGTCTCGCCTGGAGACATGTCCATCTTTCCCTGCCGGAAGCACAGGTCTTGGGTCTGAAGGACGGCGATGAAACAGACGTGGAAGTAGAAGGCGAACGGGGCATCGTGTTCCGAAAGGTTTGGGTTCGGGTGCACGAGAGCTTCCTGAGCGAGTTTCACGTGGACGTGGACGAGGCCAATGCCTGCGGCCTCAAGACAGGGGATCTGGTGCGGCTATGTCTGTGAACCGATCCGTCGGCGGCTTCATCTCTTCTTCCGTCATCGCCCGCCCCGGCGAGGATCTCGAGCGAATGCTCCCCTCCTTCGGAGACGGCAGGCGCGTCGCCCCCTCTCCGGAACCGGCAGGAAGGGGTCTGATTTTTTGCGGCCGCTCCGGCGGAAACGAAAATCCTTCCGCCGCAACAGGCAGCGCACAGGTCGCCGAGGCGGAGGCGGTGTTTGGAACCTGCCCGGAGACTGTACCCCTCCCCTACGACGAACAGTTTGTGAAACACCTGCTGGCACCCCTCGACGAGGCACTGTTCCGGGAAGAACCCCTGACATCCTGGAACAAACTGTATCTCGGCTTCGATCTGGGCACGACAAACCTGGTCCTTGTGGCCCTCAACGAGGAGGGACAGCCCGTCTCGGCGGTCCTCGAATCCTCCCGCTCGTCCATCCGCGACGGCGTGGTGGTGGATTACATGGCGGCCATGACGGGCATGCGCTCCTGCCTCGAACGTCTTCAGCACCGACTTGGCAGGGCCGTCACCGGCATCGGTGCCGCGGCCTATCCTCCGGGAATCTCGGAGCGGACCGCGAAGGTCTGCGCCAACATCGTGGAATCCCTCGGCTTCGACTGCAAGGGGCTTTACGAGGAGCCCACCGCCGCGGCTGCCGCGTTGGGGACTTCCGAGGGGGCCATCGTCGATATCGGCGGCGGCACCACGGGCATCTCGGTCCTTCGGGAGGGCAAAGTGGTCTACACCGCAGACGAGCCCACCGGGGGCACGCACATGACGCTGGTCCTGTCCGGCGCGCTGGGGCTCGACTTCGACGCCGCGGAGACGCTCAAGCGGAACAAGACCGAACAGATCCGCCTCGTGCCCATGCTCAAGCCCGTCCTCGAAAAAATGGCCACCATCGTGCGCCATCATCTCGATGTGAGCGGCTTCTACGGAAAGGTACCCGTTCTTCTCGTGGGGGGAGGCGCGGCCTTTCCCGGCGCGGAGGCCATCATGGAGCGCATCATCGAGCAGCCGGTGACGCTGGCACCACATCCGCTGCTGGTGACCCCCGCGGGGATCGCCAGAAACCTCTGGAGGGAACAGCATGGCCGTTGACGTGGACACCCTCGTCGAACTGGTGCTGCAACGACTCCTCCGTCCTCGGGTGGGACTTCTCTGGTGGAACGAAACCCTTCCGTCCGCCCGGATGCCCGAGGAGGAGATCACCTGGATCCACTATCTGGGGACGAAATGCCTTCCCAGAGAGTCGGTCCGTCCCTGCATCACTCTGGCGATGCTCGACGCCCCGGAGGAAGAGGCGAAGACGCTCACGCTCCTCGCCATTCCAAGATGCCGCCCGAGCCTGCTTCAGGAACTGATCACGGGCATTCCCGCGTCACCCGAGGCGCGCCTTGTTGCAGGGTGTCTCGCCCAGGGGATTTCCGTCGTGGCCGACACGAACCACCTCGCCTCGTGGCACTCCTGGAAGGGAGCCTTGGGAGCGCGGCTCCGCAACGCCTTCGACGAACTGGAATCCCTCGGCATGACCCTGATCGGACGGGAGACTCAAGCCGCTTCTCCGGATGACTTCCGTGGAGCACCGGCAAATGCGCTTTCACAAACGGCAGCAACAGCGGTGACGGTGGAAACGAGGGCCTCCGTCGGCCCGGACGACCTTCTCCGGCAGCGAAAGGACGGTCCCTTCTGGATCACCTGGAAAGAACTCGCCGGACACGTGGAAGGCAAAACCTTCCTGACACTTCCTCCGGGAGCGCGACTCACCGCGGAAGCGGCGGATCGCCTGTCGGCCCTTCGTATCGCAGTGTACAGGGAGGAGGCATAATCCCATGGTCATGACCTATCAACTCATCCTCTCCCCTTCCGAGACAACGAAAAAAATGCTTTTGCGCCGCATGGGTTTTCGAGAGGAAGAGGGCAAAGAACTGCTGCGGAACGGCTCTTCCCCTTGGGGTGCCGTCCTCCTGGTTCAGGGAGGAGTGGCGGAAATATTTGCCGCCGTCGATCTGGGCACGAAAGCGGCCCCGGTGACGGCGCGGGAAGTCTGGGGAAACTGTCCGCAGCACATCAACACAGTGGCTTTCATCGGAGCGGTGGCGGACATCCGCACCTGTCTCCAGGCTTTGCAGAGCGGGGGGTTGGTGAAATGAAACTCGGGAAGATCGTCGGATCCGTCGTTGCAACCCGCAAGGACGACCGCCTCGTGGGGCACAAGCTCCTCGTGGTACAGCTTCTCATGCCCGGAAGAGAAGGATACCGCCCCGGCAAGGACGAGGGCGGCTTTTCCGTCGCCGTCGATCTCGTAGGATCCGGAACGGGAGATACGGTGCTTCTCTGCACGGGCAGCTCCGCCCGAACCGCCTCTGGGGATCCCGCGTCCCCCATCGACATGGCCGTCGTGGGCATCGTGGACACGGTGGACGTGGACCATCGAGAGGTGCTCTGACATGGGCCGGGTCACGACACGAACCGGAGACGGCGGCACGACTCGCCTCTGGGACGGAACTCCCGTTCCCAAAGACGACCCGAGAATCCGTTTGAACGGCGCCCTGGACGAGACGACCTCCGCCCTCGGCCTCGCGAGAGGACTGGCTCCACTGTCCCTGAAAGAAGATTTGGAACGCCTCCAGCGTGAAATTTCCGGCCTCATGGCCTATGTGGCGCGGGGCAAAAAGGACGCGGCCGTTCCCGACGCGGCAGGGCTGGAATCGTGGATCGAGCGCCTTCTCGCGGCCTATCCCGTTCCCGACGAATTTCTCTTTCCCGGGGACACTGCCGTGGGTGGAGCGCTCCATCTGGCGCGCGCGCTCTCCAGACGGGCGGAGCGGGATGCCCTTCCTCTCGCCAGAGAGGGCATTCTCGCACCCGATGCCATGCGTTACCTCAACCGGCTTTCGGACATGCTCTTCGTTCTTGCCGTGGCGGCGGACAGGGAGGCAATGGTGGAACGAATCACGAAAAACGTGCTGAAGACGGTTTCCCGGGAAAACGGCTCCCGCAGCTCCCTCTCCCGGGAAAATGCCAAGCGGCTTCTCGCCGCCATGGAACTCGCGGCGGAACAGATGGGAGTCCCCATGGTCCTCGCCGTCTGCGACGGTGCGGGAGACCCCGTGGCCTTTCTCCGCATGGACGGAGCGCTTCCCGTCAGCCTTACCCTGGCTCCGAAAAAAGCTCGCACAGCGGTACGACTCCGCATGACCACCGCCCAGTTGACCTCTCTCGTGCAACCCGGCGCGATGCTCTACGGCCTCACGGGTGATCCGGACATCGTCGCCTTCGGTGGAGGAATCCCACTCCGCCGGGGAGACGAGGTCTGCGGCGGCGTGGGCGTCTCCGGAGGTTCGGTCGAACAGGACATTGCCATCGCCGAGGCGGCTCTTGCCGCCTGGAATGAGAACGAATGACAACGGGGAAGACCCGGAGGTGATTTCCGTGGAAGACAAGGAACGACTCATGCAGGAAGTGATTCGCCAGGTCCTCGCCCGTCTCGGAACGGAAGAAGCGAACGGCGAAGGCGCCTCGCAGTTCGGCTTCGACAGCGTCGATGCCGCCGTGGCAGCCTGTGAGAAGGCCCAAAAGAGTTGGCAGTGGGATTTCTCTCTTGAGCAACGCATTCGCATCGTGAACGGTCTTCGGGAGGACCTTCTCCAGGAGGACTCCCTTGAGGAAGTCTCCCGTCTGGCACTTGAAGAAACCGGCATGGGGCGCCTGGACGACAAAATTCTCAAGAAACGTCTCGCCGTGGAAAAAACCCCGGGACCCGAATACTTCACCACCCGGGCTATCTCCGGCGACCATGGGCTTGTGCTGGAGGAGCTCTCTCCCTTCGGGGTCATCGCCTCCATCACCCCCTCCACGAACCCCGTGGCATCGGTGTACAACAACACCATCTGCATGATCGCCGGCGGCAACGGCGTGGTCTTCGCTCCCCATCCCGGAGCGGTGAAATGCTCGCTCCGGGCGGTTGAACTCGTGACACGGTCCCTGGCGAAGCGAGGAGCCCCGGAGGGTCTCGTGGTCACACTCACCCAGCCCAGCATGGAGAACCTCAAAGCCCTCATGACGCACCGGACCGTGCGCCTCGTCGCCGCCACGGGCGGCCCCGGCGTGGTGAAGGCCGCTCTTTCGTCGGGCAAACCCGCCATCGGCGCCGGCCCGGGGAACCCCCCCGTTGTGGTGGACGAGACGGCGGACATCCGCAAGGCCGCGCGAGATGTCATCCTCGGGTGCTCCTTCGACAACAATCTTCCCTGCATCGCCGAAAAGGAACTCTTCGTGGTGAACTGCGTCGCGGACGAACTCAAAAAACACATGCTTGACCAGGGCGCCTTCGAAGTCAAGGAGCCGGACCTCGTGAAGCGGCTTCAGGAACTCGTTCTCAATCCGGATCACTCGGTGAACCGTTCCATGGTGGGCAAATCAGCCCCCTACTATCTCGAGAAACTGGGCATCAAGGTGGGTGCGAACGTGCGCGTCGTTCTCGTGGAGACCACCGAGGACCACCCCTTCGTGCAGGAGGAACTGCTCATGCCGATTCTTCCTCTGGTCCGGGTGGCGGACTTCGACGAAGCCCTCTGCGCCTCCCTCCGGGCGGAGCATGGATTCCGTCACTCCGCGGCGATCCACAGCACCAACATCACCCATATGAGCCGCATGGCCCGGGCCATGGAAACCACCATCTTCACGAAAAACGCTCCCTCCTTCGCCTCCATCGGCGTCGGCGGTGACTGCCCCACGGCGTTCACCATCGCCACCACCACCGGCCAGGGTCCCACGACGCCGCTCTCCTTCTGCCGGACCCGGCGTTGTGTCCTCGCCGGAGCATTCCGCATCATCTAGGAGGCGACATTCATCATGGAAGCGGAGCGGCTCGTGCAGCAGGTCTACGAGGCGGGGGTCGTCGGCGCCGGTGGCGCCGGTTTTCCCACCCACGTGAAACTCAAGGCGAAGGGCATCGACACCTACCTCATCAACGGCGCCGAATGCGAACCGCTGCTCACGGTGGACCAGCATCTCATGTGTGAAGAGGCACCCCGCCTCGTCGCGGCGGGGCTTGCCGTGGCGGCGGCCCTCGGAGGAGCACGGCTCGTCTTCGGCCTGAAGAAGAAGTACGCTCCCCAGATCGCGGCCCTTCGGGCCTGCGGTGCCGAGGTCGTCGAAGTGGGCAACTCCTATCCGGCTGGAGACGAGGTCATCCTGATCCACGAGATCCTGGGACGGCACGTCCCCGAGGCGGGACTCCCTCTCCAGGTGGGGGTTGTGGTGAACAATCCGGAGACGCTCTACAACATCGCCGGAGCCATGGACGGCCTTCCCGTGACCCATACCTTCGTCACCGTAGGCGGTGCCGTGCCGCGTCCCGGCGTGTGGCGGGTACCGATCGGCGCTCCCGCATCGCTTCTTCTCGACGCCGCGGGAGGCTCCATCGTGAAGGATCCGGTCTTCATCGAGGGCGGCCCCATGACGGGGAAGTACCGTTTCGACACGAATTTCAACGTCACGAAGACCACCAAGGGCCTTCTCGTGGTACCCCGCACCTCCGCCCTCGTCCATTACGAGACAATGCCCGTGGAGCAGATGCTCAAACAGGCGAAGGTGGCCTGCTGCAGCTGTGTCCAGTGTACTGTCACCTGCTCCCGGAACCTCGTCGGGCACGGTCTCGAACCCCATCGGATCATGCGGGCCATCGCCTTCGCGTCCCAGGCACTTCCGGAGATCGTGAAACAGGCGTTCCTCTGTTCGGAGTGCAACCTCTGCAGCGGTCTCGTGGCCTGCCCCATGGGGCTTTCGCCTCGGCGGGTCAACCAGGTTCTCAAAGGAAGCCTCCGGGCCCAGGGCATCAAACCGGACTTTCCGAAACGGGACATCACGCCTCATCCCCAGCGGGCATTCCGACTCGTTCCCAGCAAGCGGCTGGTACAGCGCCTGGGACTGGCCTCCTACGACAGGGAAACTCCCTACATGGGGGATCTTCCTGTGGGGAACACACCCCTTGCCATCCCCACCAAGCAGCACACGGGCGTTCCAGCCGTACCCTGCGTTACTCCGGGAGAGGCCGTTCAAGAGGGACAGATCCTCGGCGCGCCTCCCGAGGGAGCTCTCGGCGCGACCATCCACGCCTCGCTTTCCGGAACGGTCCTTGCGGTGTCGCCCGAGGCCGTGACGATTCAGCCTGAGCGCTGACCTCGGCACGAGCGGCATTCCCTTCGCTGCAACGCAGCTCGGAAAGGGCAAAGCGCAAGACACCCTGACAAGCTTCTCGGGAAAGGACGGAAGAGACCATGGAAAAAGCCGTTGCCATCGTAGAACTGCTCAGCGTGGCCCGGGGCGTGGCGACCGCGGATGCCATGCTCAAGGGAGGTGACATCTCCCTCTATTCGGCGTGCAGCATCTGCCCGGGCAAATATCTCATCGTCGTGGGAGGCCAGGTGGGCGCCGTCAAGACCGCCCTGGCCCGCGGGCTCGAAGCGGGAGGCGAAGCGGTGAGCGACAGCATGCTCCTGCCCAACGCCCATCCGGACATTTTTCCCGCGCTGTCGAGCGCCACGGAGGTGAAGGAGATCGCCTCCCTGGGAGTCGTGGAGACCATGAGCGCCCCCGTTGCGGTCGAGGCCGCCGATGCCGCGGCAAAGGCCGCCCAGGTGAAACTCCTGGAGATCCGCCTGGGACGCGGTATGGGCGCCAAGGCGTTCTTCAGCTTCACCGGAGACGTCTCGGAGGTGCGTACCTCCGCAAAGGCCGCGGAGCGGGTCGCCGCCGAAAAGGGACTCCTTGTGGACGTGGTGGTCATCGCCAAGCCCCACAGGGACCTGCCACCCTTCGTCGTGTAGGAAACAGGCGAGAAACGGAGGCAGACTGCCTCTTTGGTACAACGATCAGGAGCATCGAGTGCGGAAGTGACTGTGGCTTTCCGTTCCGGGAAGGAAATCCGAACGGACGGGAACCTTGGGGAAATCACCGGGTACGAAACAGAAGGAGTGTGAAAACATGTCCAGCAAAATGAAGATCATGATCGCACCGGGCAGATACGTTCAGGGATCGGGCGCCGTGAAGAGCGCCGGAGAGCACGTGAAGCTCCTCGGCAAAAAGGCCCTCATTTTGGGTGGCAAAAGAGGCATGGGCGCCGTGAAGGCGGACCTCGAGGCGAGCCTCAAGGCCAACGGCATCGCCTTCGTCGAGGAAGCCTTCGGCGGCGAGTGCTCCCGCCAGGAAATCGAGCGCATGAAGGGCATCGCCAAGGAACAGAAGGCCGACGTCATCATCGGCACCGGCGGAGGCAAGACACTCGACACGGCCAAGGCCGTGGCCTACGAGCTGCACCTCCCCGTGGCCATCATTCCCACCATCGCCGCCACGGACGCCCCCTGCAGCGCTCTCTCGGTGATCTACACCCCCGAAGGGGTCTTCGAGAGCTATCTCGTTCTGCCCCAAAACCCCAACCTCGTCGTCATGGACACGGACGTGGTTGCCCACGCCCCGGCGCGCCTCCTCGTCTCCGGCATGGGTGACGCTCTCGCCACCTGGTTCGAGGCGAAGAGCTGCTACGTCACCAAGGCGGGCAACATGCCCGGCGGGGCCGCCACCGAGGCGGCGATGAAACTCGCCCGACTCTGCTACGACCTTCTCATCGAGTACGGCCTGGAGGCGAAGATCGCCTGCGACGCGCACGCGGTCACGCCCGCTCTGGAGCGTATCGTGGAGGCCAACACCCTTCTTTCCGGACTCGGCTTCGAGAGCGGCGGCCTTGCCGCGTCCCACGCCATCCACAACGGCCTTACCGTTCTCGAGGAAACTCACCACTACTACCACGGCGAGAAAGTCGCCTTCGGAACCCTGACGCAGCTCGTCCTCGAGGACGCGGATCGGGAACAGCTCCAGGAAGTTCTCGATTTCTGCTGCGACGTGGGACTTCCCATCACACTGGGTCAGCTCGGCGTGAAGGAGGTCACTGCCGCAAAACTTCGCCCCGTGGCGGAAGCGGCCTGCGCCCCCGGAGAAACCATCCACAACACGCCATTCAAGGTAGATGCCGACCTGGTTCTCCAGGCCATTCTGGGAGCCGACGCCCTCGGGCGGGCCTATCTGGGGGGAAGCGCCGAGTAACCGACCCGGAAAAGGCCGGGTCGCGACAACATCTCTGGAGAAGAGCTCCGACACCTCTTCTCCCTCCTCTCTCCGCAGCACGAAGGGGGCTCTTTCAAAGCGCCCCCTTCGTGCTGCGGCCCAATCCCCGAGGAGACTGCTCCACTACACATCACATTCCTTTTCGAATGATGTCGATGGCATCTCCCACAAAACTCGGCATGTACCTCTCTTCCTTGTGGATCGCCACAAACTCTATCGTGAAGGGAGTTTCTCCCACCAGAAAATAACAGGGTTCCGGCGCAAAGGAGAAATGTCTCGCGTAGGTGTCCTTGACAAAAGAGACGCCAATGCCGAGCGCCGACATCCGGGTGGAGGTCTCGATATTTTGAATCTCGATGATCCGAGACGGAGTGATCTTCATGCTGCGCAGCAGCCAATCGCTGAATATCCGTTGACTTTGCCATGGACCTTGCAAGATGAACGTCTCATCACCGAACCGCCGTAGATCGATCCAGTTCCGGCCGTACACGGGAAGCCATTTTCCACTGCCTGCAAGAGCGTGGTTCGGGGAGACCGCCAACAGAAGAAACTCCTCCGTGATTTTGATGCACGTGAAACCCGGCAGTTCCCGGATTTTGTCGCACAACACCAAATCCAGTTCATCCTCGTGGAGCATTTTC encodes:
- a CDS encoding glycerol dehydratase reactivase beta/small subunit family protein; translation: MASWCGHIGESPSERPAVVLLFSPSLDPDIAIMVGAGSEEEGVPLVWDTMKGTAEVISRQAALRSRLEVGVGITSDACAITLVKHTQGPYILRQGPGSFGASEKKALKKTLRWLGGAAACLAKGQPLPDERKEESLPHSAETETRKTTATIEREKPPQGNPFPQDLLRRNAAGDDAGQRETSAPSEDEMVRRLVALVLETLNKAP
- a CDS encoding BMC domain-containing protein, whose protein sequence is MSELHIRTALGFIEVVGLAAAVAAADAALKAANVSLVGREISKGYGYVTVKIAGDVGAVKAALAAAKAVSEKVSKVWSVDVIPRPASAIGPVLTFNRETQGASEWVAAHGPRETFSTAPEKEEKKSPFVPPSPSEERPSVAETEEAVPAPQGDGKGLPERTSIVEPEQQPSAPSETPEEGAGGDGQDDAREEPDSSALPHGEDTVEISEAPVKSPQPESTRETARRSKKRESKRNR
- a CDS encoding BMC domain-containing protein; its protein translation is MTQEALGMIETRGLVGSVEAADAMVKAANVTLVGQRLTGGGLVTVMVRGDVGAVKAAVDAGTAAASRVGEVVSTHVIARPHGEIEGILPSPEGTQTEQIEICKD
- a CDS encoding PduL/EutD family phosphate acyltransferase, which translates into the protein MELERSLVERVTRKVIEALDGNPATSLETASSCPGYVVAGVSNRHVHLSPEHVEILFGKGYRLTVLRDLRQPGQYACKETLHVVTWGGVLENVRILGPERKSSQFELSLSDARKLRIDPPLAKSGSKAACPSVLLVGPRGSVVLDSGIGLAWRHVHLSLPEAQVLGLKDGDETDVEVEGERGIVFRKVWVRVHESFLSEFHVDVDEANACGLKTGDLVRLCL
- the eutJ gene encoding ethanolamine utilization protein EutJ, coding for MSVNRSVGGFISSSVIARPGEDLERMLPSFGDGRRVAPSPEPAGRGLIFCGRSGGNENPSAATGSAQVAEAEAVFGTCPETVPLPYDEQFVKHLLAPLDEALFREEPLTSWNKLYLGFDLGTTNLVLVALNEEGQPVSAVLESSRSSIRDGVVVDYMAAMTGMRSCLERLQHRLGRAVTGIGAAAYPPGISERTAKVCANIVESLGFDCKGLYEEPTAAAAALGTSEGAIVDIGGGTTGISVLREGKVVYTADEPTGGTHMTLVLSGALGLDFDAAETLKRNKTEQIRLVPMLKPVLEKMATIVRHHLDVSGFYGKVPVLLVGGGAAFPGAEAIMERIIEQPVTLAPHPLLVTPAGIARNLWREQHGR
- a CDS encoding microcompartment protein, which gives rise to MVMTYQLILSPSETTKKMLLRRMGFREEEGKELLRNGSSPWGAVLLVQGGVAEIFAAVDLGTKAAPVTAREVWGNCPQHINTVAFIGAVADIRTCLQALQSGGLVK
- a CDS encoding EutN/CcmL family microcompartment protein is translated as MKLGKIVGSVVATRKDDRLVGHKLLVVQLLMPGREGYRPGKDEGGFSVAVDLVGSGTGDTVLLCTGSSARTASGDPASPIDMAVVGIVDTVDVDHREVL
- a CDS encoding cob(I)yrinic acid a,c-diamide adenosyltransferase, which codes for MGRVTTRTGDGGTTRLWDGTPVPKDDPRIRLNGALDETTSALGLARGLAPLSLKEDLERLQREISGLMAYVARGKKDAAVPDAAGLESWIERLLAAYPVPDEFLFPGDTAVGGALHLARALSRRAERDALPLAREGILAPDAMRYLNRLSDMLFVLAVAADREAMVERITKNVLKTVSRENGSRSSLSRENAKRLLAAMELAAEQMGVPMVLAVCDGAGDPVAFLRMDGALPVSLTLAPKKARTAVRLRMTTAQLTSLVQPGAMLYGLTGDPDIVAFGGGIPLRRGDEVCGGVGVSGGSVEQDIAIAEAALAAWNENE
- a CDS encoding aldehyde dehydrogenase family protein; this encodes MEDKERLMQEVIRQVLARLGTEEANGEGASQFGFDSVDAAVAACEKAQKSWQWDFSLEQRIRIVNGLREDLLQEDSLEEVSRLALEETGMGRLDDKILKKRLAVEKTPGPEYFTTRAISGDHGLVLEELSPFGVIASITPSTNPVASVYNNTICMIAGGNGVVFAPHPGAVKCSLRAVELVTRSLAKRGAPEGLVVTLTQPSMENLKALMTHRTVRLVAATGGPGVVKAALSSGKPAIGAGPGNPPVVVDETADIRKAARDVILGCSFDNNLPCIAEKELFVVNCVADELKKHMLDQGAFEVKEPDLVKRLQELVLNPDHSVNRSMVGKSAPYYLEKLGIKVGANVRVVLVETTEDHPFVQEELLMPILPLVRVADFDEALCASLRAEHGFRHSAAIHSTNITHMSRMARAMETTIFTKNAPSFASIGVGGDCPTAFTIATTTGQGPTTPLSFCRTRRCVLAGAFRII
- a CDS encoding 4Fe-4S dicluster domain-containing protein, with the protein product MEAERLVQQVYEAGVVGAGGAGFPTHVKLKAKGIDTYLINGAECEPLLTVDQHLMCEEAPRLVAAGLAVAAALGGARLVFGLKKKYAPQIAALRACGAEVVEVGNSYPAGDEVILIHEILGRHVPEAGLPLQVGVVVNNPETLYNIAGAMDGLPVTHTFVTVGGAVPRPGVWRVPIGAPASLLLDAAGGSIVKDPVFIEGGPMTGKYRFDTNFNVTKTTKGLLVVPRTSALVHYETMPVEQMLKQAKVACCSCVQCTVTCSRNLVGHGLEPHRIMRAIAFASQALPEIVKQAFLCSECNLCSGLVACPMGLSPRRVNQVLKGSLRAQGIKPDFPKRDITPHPQRAFRLVPSKRLVQRLGLASYDRETPYMGDLPVGNTPLAIPTKQHTGVPAVPCVTPGEAVQEGQILGAPPEGALGATIHASLSGTVLAVSPEAVTIQPER
- a CDS encoding BMC domain-containing protein; protein product: MEKAVAIVELLSVARGVATADAMLKGGDISLYSACSICPGKYLIVVGGQVGAVKTALARGLEAGGEAVSDSMLLPNAHPDIFPALSSATEVKEIASLGVVETMSAPVAVEAADAAAKAAQVKLLEIRLGRGMGAKAFFSFTGDVSEVRTSAKAAERVAAEKGLLVDVVVIAKPHRDLPPFVV
- a CDS encoding glycerol dehydrogenase, producing the protein MSSKMKIMIAPGRYVQGSGAVKSAGEHVKLLGKKALILGGKRGMGAVKADLEASLKANGIAFVEEAFGGECSRQEIERMKGIAKEQKADVIIGTGGGKTLDTAKAVAYELHLPVAIIPTIAATDAPCSALSVIYTPEGVFESYLVLPQNPNLVVMDTDVVAHAPARLLVSGMGDALATWFEAKSCYVTKAGNMPGGAATEAAMKLARLCYDLLIEYGLEAKIACDAHAVTPALERIVEANTLLSGLGFESGGLAASHAIHNGLTVLEETHHYYHGEKVAFGTLTQLVLEDADREQLQEVLDFCCDVGLPITLGQLGVKEVTAAKLRPVAEAACAPGETIHNTPFKVDADLVLQAILGADALGRAYLGGSAE
- a CDS encoding LysR family transcriptional regulator; this translates as MNLKEQMYILTVAECKSITRAAEKLHVSQPALSSFVRSVEEALGVKLFERSSKGLMPTYAGELYLRAARRMFFLKSEFDENLSGLKNDRRGRLRIGMQMRRSPYIIPEFYKEFGEKYPEVEISFAEGVMEKLEKMLHEDELDLVLCDKIRELPGFTCIKITEEFLLLAVSPNHALAGSGKWLPVYGRNWIDLRRFGDETFILQGPWQSQRIFSDWLLRSMKITPSRIIEIQNIETSTRMSALGIGVSFVKDTYARHFSFAPEPCYFLVGETPFTIEFVAIHKEERYMPSFVGDAIDIIRKGM